A single window of Anopheles moucheti chromosome 2, idAnoMoucSN_F20_07, whole genome shotgun sequence DNA harbors:
- the LOC128297315 gene encoding splicing factor 3A subunit 2, translating into MDFQNRAGGKTGGGGMASWSESNRDRRERLRQLALETIDLNKDPYFMKNHLGSYECKLCLTLHNNEGSYLSHTQGKKHQANLARRAAKEAKEAPWVIQPEKPRIEPKKFVKIGRPGYRVTKQRDPENGQQSLLFQIDYPEITDGIVPRHRFMSAYEQKIEPPDRKWQYLLFAAEPYETIAFKVPSREVEKTEGKFWTHWNKNTKQFFLQFSFKLEPKIIPPPPPNVHRMPHPGRPMFNPVPPPPMGVVPVPAPPHM; encoded by the coding sequence ATGGATTTCCAAAACCGTGCCGGTGGCAAAACCGGTGGCGGAGGTATGGCTTCCTGGTCCGAGAGCAACCGGGACCGGCGGGAACGATTGCGGCAGCTAGCGCTGGAAACAATCGATCTAAACAAGGATCCCTACTTCATGAAAAACCATCTCGGCTCGTACGAATGTAAGCTTTGCCTTACGCTGCACAACAACGAGGGCAGCTATCTGTCCCACACGCAGGGCAAAAAACATCAGGCCAATCTGGCACGTCGTGCGGCGAAAGAGGCAAAGGAAGCACCGTGGGTAATACAGCCGGAAAAACCACGCATTGAACCGAAAAAGTTCGTCAAAATCGGTCGTCCCGGTTATCGGGTAACGAAGCAGCGCGATCCGGAGAATGGTCAGCAGTCGTTACTGTTCCAAATCGATTACCCGGAAATTACGGACGGTATTGTACCGCGGCATCGGTTCATGTCCGCGTACGAACAAAAGATCGAACCACCGGACCGTAAGTGGCAGTACCTTCTGTTTGCAGCCGAACCGTACGAAACGATCGCGTTCAAGGTGCCGTCACGCGAGGTGGAGAAAACCGAGGGAAAGTTCTGGACCCACTGgaacaaaaacaccaaacagtTTTTCCTACAGTTTTCATTCAAGCTGGAACCGAAGATTATTCCGCCACCGCCCCCGAATGTGCACCGGATGCCACATCCTGGTCGTCCGATGTTTAATCcggttccaccaccaccgatggGTGTCGTGCCCGTGCCGGCGCCACCACATATGTGA